One window of Methanobacterium alkalithermotolerans genomic DNA carries:
- a CDS encoding KH domain-containing protein, with amino-acid sequence MVLPICDVCLKSGILCPGCEKKLKNGEVTLTELSIAKIIFKLGDGKLDFKRIIDGGEETIIITEKNQVGQLIGKGGKIVRAISKEIGKKIRVVGEGSDLKSVSSDLIAPARISGINIVYGRDGQERYKIRVRREDAHRLPGKPEQLNALIKLLTGEETIIVLDDQ; translated from the coding sequence ATGGTATTGCCAATATGTGATGTCTGTTTAAAAAGTGGGATATTATGTCCGGGCTGTGAAAAAAAGCTTAAAAATGGCGAAGTTACTCTAACTGAGCTGAGCATTGCAAAAATAATTTTTAAACTTGGGGATGGCAAACTAGATTTTAAACGGATTATTGATGGGGGAGAAGAGACTATAATTATCACAGAAAAAAATCAAGTTGGTCAACTCATTGGTAAGGGAGGGAAAATTGTAAGGGCCATATCCAAAGAAATAGGAAAAAAAATCAGGGTTGTAGGTGAAGGATCTGATTTAAAATCTGTTTCAAGCGATTTAATTGCTCCTGCACGAATTTCTGGAATAAATATAGTATATGGTCGGGACGGCCAGGAAAGATATAAAATAAGGGTCAGGAGAGAAGATGCCCACCGGCTACCGGGAAAACCAGAGCAACTTAATGCCCTTATCAAATTACTTACTGGTGAAGAAACAATTATTGTACTGGATGACCAATAA
- a CDS encoding AI-2E family transporter codes for MIYKLKGTFTSSLFLVLILILLSLVVLSPILKMIILGAIFAYGLRPLSQKMEPYLRFNSLSIILAMVLIILPLIVLIIFSVESLIQVLPNVLGVAQSSASSNQINQSLNSTFSDLTIIIPDNFQSFITSAGGTLNSFIKDIFVGILNYLLEMVTSLPLLALQLLVFIASTFYLARDGDKLWEYINSAIPAKRKGFFHIMYDETEKVLKSIFYGHFLTSLVIGLMAVAGFYILGYPYALFLGILAGFLQFMPIIGPWPTYTVLLIYDILMGNYLRAVLVLILGVVLSGSDIYIRPKISGKYADIHPLIFLAGFLGGPLVWGLAGFILGPLILGVTYAGLMAYKKEGLEKNSAED; via the coding sequence ATGATTTATAAGTTAAAGGGAACATTCACATCTTCTCTTTTTCTGGTTTTGATTCTAATTTTATTATCTCTGGTAGTACTGTCTCCTATTTTAAAAATGATTATCCTTGGGGCTATTTTTGCCTATGGCCTAAGACCACTATCTCAAAAAATGGAACCCTATCTGCGCTTTAATTCCTTATCCATTATCCTGGCCATGGTACTTATAATCTTACCTCTAATAGTTCTTATAATATTCAGTGTTGAATCACTAATACAGGTCTTACCTAATGTGCTGGGTGTTGCTCAAAGCTCTGCTTCATCTAATCAAATTAATCAAAGTTTAAACTCTACTTTTTCAGATTTAACCATTATAATTCCTGATAATTTTCAATCATTCATCACTTCTGCTGGGGGAACCCTAAATAGTTTCATTAAAGATATTTTTGTAGGAATTCTTAATTATTTGCTGGAAATGGTTACTTCACTACCTTTACTGGCTCTGCAGTTACTGGTATTCATAGCTTCTACTTTTTATCTGGCCCGTGATGGAGATAAACTTTGGGAATATATTAATTCTGCTATTCCTGCTAAAAGAAAGGGCTTTTTCCACATAATGTATGATGAAACAGAAAAAGTTCTCAAAAGTATTTTTTATGGCCATTTTTTAACTTCTCTTGTCATTGGTTTAATGGCAGTGGCCGGATTTTATATATTGGGATATCCGTATGCTTTATTTTTAGGAATATTGGCGGGATTTTTACAATTCATGCCCATTATAGGTCCCTGGCCCACCTATACGGTTCTTTTAATTTATGATATTTTAATGGGGAATTATTTACGGGCAGTACTGGTGCTGATTTTAGGTGTGGTACTCAGTGGTAGTGATATTTATATCCGACCTAAAATATCTGGAAAATACGCTGATATCCACCCCCTGATTTTTCTGGCGGGATTTTTAGGCGGACCACTGGTATGGGGGTTGGCAGGATTTATACTGGGACCTCTTATATTGGGAGTAACCTATGCTGGACTAATGGCTTATAAAAAGGAAGGTCTGGAAAAAAATTCCGCTGAAGACTAG
- a CDS encoding DNA-directed DNA polymerase — METRNMVLLDIDYVTQDSKPVIRLFGKDKGSNDNNTIIALDKTFEPYIYVIPYDIGLCQHELENLGLDKIERIQKKDLGQNREILKVTLKHPQDVPELRDDIWNLSQVKEIREHDIPFYRRYLIDKGIFPMSQIKIEGNIIESSPCVFSASENTLLLEIEKPPQKLESDFPELKILSFDIEVRNPDGMPNAEKDEIIMVGISGNMGLDKVISTKGQHLDFVEKVNTEKKILEKFAEIVKNYQPDVIVGYNSDNFDFPYIKDRAKLLGVKLDLGVDGSELKFLRRGFANSASIKGIIHVDLYLVMRRYMHLDRYTLERVYQELFGEEKFDLPGDKLWQYWDAGGESLEQLFRYSLDDVQATYKIGEKILPLNLELSRIVGQPFFDLTRMTTGQQAEWFFMRKSHEYGEIAPNKPSHLQHSQRRGKSVEGGYVKEPEKGLHENIVQFDFRSLYPSIIISKNISPDTITLDEENSYIAPESGYKFLKEPPGFIPSVIGQVLDERSRLKRKMQKSEDPMEKKILNVQQEALKRLANTMYGVYGYSRFRWYSIECAEAITAWGRDYIKKTMEKAKKFGFHSIYADTDGFYATYHPEEKEK, encoded by the coding sequence ATGGAAACCAGGAATATGGTGCTACTGGATATTGATTATGTTACTCAGGATTCTAAACCAGTAATCCGTTTATTTGGAAAAGACAAAGGCTCAAATGATAATAATACAATCATAGCTCTGGATAAAACATTTGAACCTTACATTTATGTCATACCCTATGATATAGGACTATGTCAACATGAACTGGAAAACTTAGGGCTGGACAAAATTGAAAGAATTCAAAAAAAAGATCTGGGCCAGAATAGGGAAATATTAAAGGTCACATTAAAACATCCTCAGGATGTTCCCGAACTTCGAGACGATATATGGAATTTAAGTCAGGTAAAAGAAATTAGAGAACATGATATTCCTTTTTATCGCAGATATTTAATTGATAAAGGAATTTTTCCCATGTCTCAAATAAAGATTGAAGGAAATATTATTGAATCATCACCCTGTGTTTTTTCCGCTTCAGAAAATACTCTACTTTTGGAAATTGAAAAACCTCCCCAAAAACTGGAATCTGACTTTCCAGAATTAAAGATTTTAAGTTTTGATATTGAGGTTAGAAATCCTGATGGAATGCCTAATGCAGAAAAAGACGAAATAATTATGGTGGGCATTTCAGGGAACATGGGATTGGATAAGGTCATATCCACCAAAGGTCAGCATCTGGACTTTGTAGAAAAAGTAAATACCGAAAAGAAAATTCTGGAAAAATTCGCTGAAATTGTAAAAAATTACCAACCAGATGTTATTGTGGGTTACAATTCTGATAATTTTGACTTCCCCTATATAAAAGACCGGGCCAAACTGCTGGGGGTTAAACTGGACTTAGGAGTTGATGGATCTGAATTAAAATTCTTGAGAAGAGGTTTTGCCAATTCAGCATCTATTAAGGGTATAATCCACGTGGATCTTTACCTGGTAATGAGACGTTATATGCATCTGGATCGATATACCTTAGAACGGGTTTATCAGGAGTTATTTGGCGAGGAAAAATTTGATCTTCCAGGGGATAAATTATGGCAATACTGGGATGCGGGAGGTGAATCTCTAGAACAACTATTCAGATATTCCCTGGATGATGTGCAGGCCACCTATAAAATAGGAGAGAAAATACTTCCCTTAAATTTAGAACTAAGCAGAATTGTAGGCCAACCATTTTTTGACCTGACACGCATGACCACTGGACAACAAGCAGAATGGTTTTTTATGAGAAAATCACACGAATATGGGGAAATTGCACCTAATAAACCTTCTCATTTGCAGCACTCCCAAAGAAGAGGAAAAAGTGTGGAGGGGGGCTATGTTAAAGAACCTGAAAAAGGATTACATGAAAACATTGTTCAATTTGATTTTAGAAGCCTCTATCCCAGCATAATAATATCCAAAAATATCTCCCCAGATACCATTACTCTGGATGAAGAAAATAGTTACATAGCACCGGAGAGTGGCTATAAATTTTTAAAAGAACCTCCTGGATTCATACCGTCGGTTATAGGGCAGGTTCTAGATGAAAGATCCCGTCTTAAAAGAAAAATGCAGAAATCAGAGGATCCCATGGAAAAAAAGATACTTAATGTGCAGCAGGAAGCATTAAAAAGACTGGCCAATACCATGTATGGTGTTTATGGATATTCACGTTTCCGGTGGTATTCTATTGAATGTGCCGAGGCCATTACTGCATGGGGAAGGGACTATATTAAAAAAACCATGGAAAAGGCAAAAAAATTTGGCTTCCACAGTATCTATGCCGACACGGATGGATTTTATGCTACCTACCATCCTGAAGAAAAAGAAAAATAA
- the coaBC gene encoding bifunctional phosphopantothenoylcysteine decarboxylase/phosphopantothenate--cysteine ligase CoaBC → MPTGYRENQSNLMPLSNYLLVKKQLLYWMTNKKLYKKKGFKKVKIMNIIMCITGSVAAVESVKLARELKRQGFDIKCFMSDSACQIIHPYSMEFATGEKVVLEITGAIEHVKYASADLILVAPATANVISKFAFKISDNPINSLLITAFGQKTPIIMVPSMHDAMYQAVEENIEKLENEGIQFIAPRIEESKAKFPHMEDIVLKVLRETSAGDLKGKKVLISAGGTYEAIDPVRGISNRSSGKMGLELAKEAYIRGAEVMLLAGEMKVNIPPVIPTICTSSTGEMATQIQDLIIDYDIFISAAAVADFTPTNFEENKISSSKNLLLNLKPTPKIIEKAKIINPDIFLVGFKAEYGVSREELIESSLLQLKTTDIVVANDVSIDGAGFGSDFNQVLIIDKENVEENPLLTKKEISKIIFNKILTKLK, encoded by the coding sequence ATGCCCACCGGCTACCGGGAAAACCAGAGCAACTTAATGCCCTTATCAAATTACTTACTGGTGAAGAAACAATTATTGTACTGGATGACCAATAAAAAGTTATATAAAAAAAAGGGATTTAAGAAGGTAAAAATTATGAATATAATTATGTGCATTACTGGAAGTGTAGCCGCCGTAGAGTCAGTAAAGCTCGCCAGGGAGCTTAAAAGACAGGGATTTGATATTAAATGTTTCATGAGTGATAGTGCCTGTCAAATCATTCACCCCTATTCCATGGAATTTGCTACAGGAGAAAAGGTGGTTTTAGAAATAACCGGGGCCATTGAACATGTTAAATATGCTTCTGCGGATTTAATTCTGGTTGCTCCAGCTACAGCTAATGTCATAAGCAAATTTGCCTTTAAAATATCAGATAATCCCATTAACTCTCTTTTAATAACTGCCTTTGGACAAAAAACTCCCATTATAATGGTTCCTTCCATGCATGATGCCATGTATCAGGCAGTGGAGGAGAACATAGAAAAGCTGGAAAATGAAGGAATCCAGTTTATTGCACCGCGCATCGAAGAAAGCAAAGCTAAATTTCCCCATATGGAGGATATAGTGCTAAAAGTACTTAGAGAAACATCAGCCGGTGATTTAAAAGGGAAAAAAGTATTAATATCTGCTGGAGGTACTTATGAAGCCATTGATCCAGTAAGGGGAATTTCCAATCGTAGTTCGGGTAAGATGGGGCTGGAGTTAGCAAAGGAAGCATATATTCGTGGTGCAGAGGTAATGCTATTGGCAGGAGAAATGAAGGTAAATATTCCCCCGGTTATACCAACTATATGCACATCTTCTACAGGAGAAATGGCAACCCAAATCCAGGATCTTATTATAGATTATGATATATTCATATCCGCTGCAGCTGTAGCTGATTTTACTCCCACCAATTTTGAAGAAAATAAAATTAGCTCCTCTAAAAACTTACTACTGAATCTAAAGCCCACTCCAAAAATCATAGAGAAGGCTAAAATTATTAATCCAGATATATTCCTGGTGGGGTTTAAAGCAGAGTATGGTGTTTCCAGAGAAGAATTGATTGAATCATCACTCCTTCAACTTAAAACCACAGATATAGTGGTTGCAAATGATGTTTCAATTGATGGTGCAGGATTTGGATCAGATTTTAACCAGGTTTTAATAATTGATAAAGAAAATGTGGAAGAAAATCCATTATTAACTAAAAAAGAGATTTCAAAAATCATTTTTAACAAAATTCTAACAAAGCTAAAATAA
- a CDS encoding PsbP-related protein codes for MKKYFPILTIILLVVFAAGCVDSGEEGTSQTSDIPSKTFSGSGISFEYPESWTSDLESETPNSLVVVGDPESQDANGSITTLVVIQSTPLPSGQTLKDTFDATYSTAESNPNFESISQRSLTLNGVEAYENIHRINVDGVQKQERAVWLEKNGTIYVILCGALPADFDAQQKNFDLIINTFKIQ; via the coding sequence ATGAAAAAATATTTTCCCATACTAACCATCATACTTCTGGTGGTATTTGCAGCAGGTTGTGTAGATTCAGGGGAGGAAGGAACAAGCCAAACATCAGATATACCCTCTAAAACTTTTTCTGGAAGCGGAATTTCCTTTGAATATCCGGAATCATGGACATCTGATCTAGAAAGTGAAACTCCTAATTCACTGGTAGTGGTAGGTGATCCTGAGTCACAGGATGCTAATGGCAGCATAACTACTTTAGTAGTTATTCAATCTACACCATTACCTTCAGGACAAACCCTTAAAGACACTTTTGATGCTACTTATTCTACAGCCGAATCTAATCCTAACTTTGAGTCAATTTCACAACGATCATTGACCCTAAATGGGGTAGAAGCTTATGAAAACATCCATAGAATTAATGTGGATGGTGTTCAAAAACAGGAAAGAGCGGTATGGCTGGAAAAAAATGGCACCATATATGTGATTCTCTGCGGAGCTTTACCTGCTGATTTTGATGCTCAACAGAAAAACTTTGATCTAATAATAAACACTTTCAAAATCCAGTAA
- a CDS encoding fibrillarin-like rRNA/tRNA 2'-O-methyltransferase: MEKLTKSSEIYIMDHSLVTPNLAPEVKVYGEKLVDFKGKEYRIWDPRRSKLAAAILNGMDTLEIYKDSKVLYLGASSGTTPSHISDLVVDGLLYAVEFSPRMMRELLRVCEKRENMVPLLEDATRPHRYLNLLEKVDLIYCDVAQPQQSELFMENMRLFLKKKGRGIIMIKSRSIDVTQKPQKIFKNEEKKLKSAGFKILEKVKLEPYEKDHLAMVVELSF, from the coding sequence ATGGAAAAATTAACTAAATCAAGTGAAATCTATATCATGGATCATTCGCTGGTTACTCCTAACCTCGCCCCTGAAGTAAAAGTGTATGGAGAAAAATTAGTGGATTTTAAAGGAAAAGAATATAGAATATGGGATCCTCGACGTTCTAAACTGGCTGCGGCTATTTTAAATGGGATGGATACCTTGGAAATATATAAAGATTCCAAGGTTTTATATCTGGGGGCCTCTTCTGGTACCACCCCTTCTCATATTTCTGACCTGGTAGTAGATGGTTTATTGTATGCAGTAGAGTTTTCACCCCGGATGATGAGAGAGTTGTTAAGGGTATGTGAAAAAAGAGAAAATATGGTGCCTCTTCTAGAAGATGCCACCCGGCCACATCGTTATCTGAATCTTTTAGAAAAAGTAGATTTAATATATTGTGATGTGGCTCAACCCCAGCAAAGTGAGCTTTTCATGGAAAATATGAGATTATTTTTAAAAAAGAAGGGTAGGGGAATAATCATGATTAAATCCCGAAGTATTGACGTGACACAAAAACCTCAAAAAATATTTAAAAATGAGGAAAAAAAACTTAAAAGTGCAGGATTTAAAATTCTAGAAAAAGTTAAATTAGAGCCATATGAAAAAGATCATCTGGCCATGGTCGTAGAGTTAAGTTTTTAA
- a CDS encoding dihydroorotate dehydrogenase electron transfer subunit: MKHVPNVMEIKKIIKESESVKTFIFDWKVENKYDYPLPGQFMMIWNFEDEKPMSISLIDPLKEELGISIKKIGKFSSQVHSLKEGDKLGIRGPYGKGFDLKGSKILAVGGGIGMAPVATMVDHARDRGVSVDVISASLTSNELLFIERMKNAGANVLSCTDDGTCGFKGFATDRVKQLLENQKYDLIISCGPELMMKGILELAEEHHIPAQFSMERWMKCAMGLCGQCCVDDTGWRVCVEGPVFWGHEIKMITEFGKYHRDSSGTAKPF; this comes from the coding sequence ATAAAGCACGTTCCAAATGTAATGGAAATAAAAAAAATAATAAAAGAATCTGAATCGGTTAAAACTTTTATTTTTGATTGGAAAGTGGAGAATAAATACGATTATCCGTTACCAGGTCAATTTATGATGATATGGAATTTTGAAGATGAAAAACCCATGTCCATATCATTAATAGACCCCTTGAAAGAAGAACTGGGCATTTCCATCAAAAAAATAGGTAAATTTTCCAGCCAGGTTCACTCCCTCAAAGAAGGTGATAAACTAGGCATAAGGGGTCCTTATGGCAAAGGTTTTGATTTAAAAGGATCTAAAATCCTGGCTGTCGGGGGAGGAATAGGTATGGCTCCTGTTGCTACCATGGTAGACCATGCTCGGGATAGGGGCGTTTCAGTTGATGTTATAAGTGCTTCTCTTACTTCAAATGAACTATTATTCATAGAACGGATGAAAAATGCAGGGGCTAATGTTTTAAGTTGTACTGATGATGGCACCTGTGGATTTAAAGGATTTGCTACCGACCGGGTGAAACAATTACTGGAGAATCAAAAATATGACCTTATTATTAGCTGTGGACCGGAGCTCATGATGAAAGGCATTCTGGAACTGGCTGAAGAACACCACATCCCTGCTCAATTTTCCATGGAACGTTGGATGAAGTGCGCCATGGGTTTGTGCGGACAATGCTGTGTGGATGATACTGGCTGGCGAGTTTGTGTGGAGGGCCCTGTTTTCTGGGGACATGAAATAAAAATGATAACTGAATTTGGAAAATACCACCGGGATTCATCAGGAACTGCAAAACCATTTTAA
- a CDS encoding dihydroorotate dehydrogenase, whose product MLEIKICDIKLKNPTMLAAGVMGSTASSLNWVYRSGAGAVVTKSFSSQPNKGYNNPTTVEVEGGIINAIGLSNPGVETFKKELKRLDPQVKVAASIYGASPEEFAEVASQVEKKVNLLELNVSCPHAMGGCGAAIGQDAELTFEVVKAVKKSVSIPVITKLTPNVTDLIEIAISAADAGSDALTLINSLGPGLKIDLETSRPVLSNQIGGMSGPAIKPIALRCVYEVFKAVEIPIIGVGGIFNYHDVVEFLFAGASAVQVGTAIMHYGPEIFNEIAVGLEKFMIKKGFSQVDDMVGISHKI is encoded by the coding sequence ATGCTGGAAATCAAAATCTGCGATATTAAATTAAAAAATCCCACCATGTTAGCTGCGGGTGTAATGGGAAGTACTGCATCTTCATTAAACTGGGTATATCGTTCTGGTGCAGGGGCGGTTGTCACTAAATCATTTTCTAGCCAACCAAATAAAGGTTATAATAATCCTACCACGGTGGAGGTGGAAGGGGGCATCATAAATGCCATAGGCCTCTCCAATCCGGGAGTGGAAACATTTAAAAAAGAGCTCAAACGACTTGATCCACAGGTTAAAGTAGCCGCATCTATTTATGGGGCTTCACCTGAAGAATTTGCTGAGGTAGCTTCACAAGTAGAAAAAAAGGTTAATTTACTGGAACTTAATGTGTCCTGTCCCCATGCCATGGGTGGATGCGGGGCAGCTATTGGACAGGACGCGGAACTTACATTTGAGGTGGTTAAAGCAGTTAAAAAGTCAGTTTCAATACCGGTAATAACCAAACTAACTCCTAATGTAACGGATTTAATTGAAATAGCAATCAGTGCTGCTGATGCAGGATCAGATGCACTTACCTTAATAAATTCACTGGGCCCGGGACTTAAAATAGATCTGGAAACCAGCCGGCCGGTATTGTCAAACCAGATCGGAGGAATGTCTGGACCTGCTATTAAACCAATTGCACTTAGATGCGTATATGAAGTTTTTAAGGCGGTTGAAATTCCTATAATTGGTGTGGGGGGTATTTTCAATTATCATGACGTGGTGGAGTTTTTATTTGCTGGTGCCAGTGCTGTTCAGGTGGGTACCGCTATTATGCACTATGGGCCGGAGATTTTCAATGAAATTGCTGTGGGTCTGGAAAAATTCATGATAAAGAAAGGATTTTCTCAGGTGGATGATATGGTGGGCATTTCCCATAAAATCTAA
- a CDS encoding COG1361 family protein gives MKKNVLLGIFFIIFITIVGATYAQNIVATQRGPLSAREGENITITYTVANKGNNTIYNVSVADQNFYKFLGNISPGGSQSFTEKLYIPTDAEVKEEFGEDAIVSNPYFIGGFAVTYQDDDGNKYAVNSNTLSIPLISSKVASPVNVAEYAAASTTPQGIWQQIMNLIQSLIAYIQSLVTTGS, from the coding sequence ATGAAAAAAAATGTTTTACTGGGAATATTTTTTATAATTTTCATCACCATAGTGGGGGCCACATATGCCCAGAATATCGTAGCCACCCAAAGAGGACCTTTATCCGCCAGGGAAGGGGAGAATATTACTATAACTTACACGGTAGCCAATAAGGGAAATAATACTATTTATAATGTAAGTGTGGCTGATCAAAATTTTTACAAGTTCCTGGGAAATATTAGTCCAGGAGGTAGTCAGAGTTTTACCGAAAAGTTATATATTCCCACTGATGCTGAAGTAAAAGAAGAGTTTGGTGAAGATGCCATTGTATCAAATCCCTACTTCATAGGTGGCTTTGCAGTAACATATCAGGATGATGATGGAAATAAATACGCAGTCAATTCCAATACACTTAGCATACCTCTAATTTCAAGTAAAGTAGCTAGTCCAGTAAATGTGGCAGAATATGCTGCAGCTAGTACCACACCCCAGGGAATATGGCAGCAAATTATGAACCTGATCCAATCCCTGATAGCTTATATCCAAAGCTTGGTTACCACCGGTTCTTAA
- a CDS encoding NOP5/NOP56 family protein: MKCYLTSCLAGFMAFSEDLILLDYELFPPSKISSRLLDVQEGNLVKEEEFLLKRMVKNHEKIVIENSRRVSNYKNLKNSEKFEFQSPHQGGEHLRYNLTSILIDVGFIDSPIDFNPRISNIYQELVLKKIRDSSESEDKLLMQAVSSIEELDESISKLSERIREWYAIHFPEMDAMKSHETYVGLIAEYGHREKIIKNLKKFNLDIESSMGAEIEEEDILILQNFASSLKSLQDSRKGIEKYVEIKMGKIAPNLMDLCGATLGAKLIAHVGSIKQLAIFPSSTVQILGAEKALFRHLKTGERPPKHGLIYQHPEIRGARWWIRGKIARAFAAKISLAVRKDLFSGEFDPHIKEQFLEKVEEIKKENPFPKKPSRSKTIKKETSRKKPKKYGKKKKKKSRK, translated from the coding sequence ATGAAATGTTATCTCACCAGTTGTCTGGCTGGTTTTATGGCCTTTAGTGAAGATTTGATTCTCTTGGATTATGAACTTTTCCCACCCAGTAAAATATCTTCCCGGCTTTTAGATGTACAGGAAGGTAATTTAGTAAAGGAAGAAGAGTTTCTACTTAAAAGAATGGTAAAAAATCACGAAAAGATAGTAATCGAAAATTCCAGACGTGTTTCTAATTATAAAAACCTTAAAAATAGTGAAAAATTTGAATTCCAATCACCCCACCAGGGGGGAGAACATTTAAGATATAATTTAACTTCTATCCTAATAGATGTGGGATTTATAGATTCCCCAATAGATTTTAATCCACGAATTAGTAATATTTATCAAGAATTGGTCCTTAAAAAGATAAGAGATTCATCTGAATCTGAAGATAAACTATTAATGCAGGCAGTTAGTTCCATTGAAGAATTGGATGAGTCTATAAGTAAATTATCTGAACGCATCAGAGAATGGTATGCCATCCACTTTCCAGAAATGGATGCTATGAAAAGTCATGAGACATATGTGGGTTTAATTGCTGAATACGGACACCGTGAAAAAATTATAAAAAACCTCAAAAAATTTAATTTAGATATAGAATCCAGCATGGGTGCTGAAATAGAAGAAGAAGACATTTTAATTCTCCAGAATTTTGCATCCTCACTTAAATCATTGCAAGATTCTCGCAAAGGCATAGAGAAGTACGTGGAAATCAAAATGGGCAAAATCGCTCCTAATTTAATGGATCTTTGTGGTGCCACCCTGGGGGCTAAACTCATAGCCCACGTGGGCAGTATTAAACAGCTTGCTATTTTCCCTTCCAGTACGGTGCAAATATTAGGTGCAGAAAAAGCTCTTTTCAGGCATTTGAAAACAGGAGAACGTCCCCCTAAGCATGGGCTAATATACCAGCACCCTGAAATTCGAGGGGCGCGTTGGTGGATTAGAGGAAAAATAGCCCGGGCATTTGCTGCTAAAATATCCCTTGCAGTTAGAAAAGACCTTTTTTCAGGAGAATTTGATCCTCATATTAAAGAACAGTTTTTGGAAAAGGTTGAGGAAATAAAAAAAGAAAATCCATTTCCAAAAAAACCCTCCCGTTCTAAAACTATTAAAAAAGAAACCTCCCGTAAAAAGCCTAAAAAGTATGGAAAAAAGAAAAAGAAGAAAAGCCGAAAATGA
- the comE gene encoding sulfopyruvate decarboxylase subunit beta has protein sequence MDRIEAISRIIDELNQELVVCNIGFPSRELCQLQDHAKNFYMLGSMGLASSIGLGLSISLLKNAETRGKVPRKVVVFDGDGSILMNLGSLVTISAQAPPNLILVVLDNQCYGSTGSQCTYSEEVDLSLLAESAGFETVLVFQEEIDFKKALQSKGPVFVHMRVNPGNADVPIIDLDPDEIKYRFMREIKSNL, from the coding sequence ATGGATCGAATAGAAGCCATATCCCGGATAATTGATGAGTTGAACCAGGAACTGGTGGTCTGTAACATCGGGTTTCCATCACGTGAACTTTGCCAGCTGCAAGACCATGCCAAAAATTTTTATATGCTGGGTTCCATGGGCCTGGCTTCATCTATTGGTCTGGGATTATCCATATCTCTTTTAAAAAATGCAGAAACCAGAGGTAAAGTCCCCCGGAAAGTGGTAGTTTTTGATGGCGATGGGTCTATTTTAATGAATTTAGGTAGTTTAGTTACTATAAGTGCTCAGGCCCCTCCAAATTTAATTTTAGTTGTCCTGGATAATCAATGCTATGGTTCTACTGGTTCTCAGTGCACTTACAGCGAAGAAGTGGACTTATCACTTCTGGCAGAATCGGCAGGTTTTGAAACAGTACTGGTTTTTCAAGAAGAAATTGACTTTAAAAAAGCACTCCAAAGTAAAGGTCCTGTTTTTGTACATATGAGAGTTAATCCCGGGAATGCAGATGTTCCCATTATTGATCTAGATCCAGATGAAATTAAATACCGATTCATGAGAGAAATAAAAAGTAATCTTTAA
- a CDS encoding PsbP-related protein: MRKYFIALLVILFLVFTAGCTSNSDSRTNETITLTQNGVSFDYPGTWVVATSKANDTIASVADPRSVNTATGFAETVVTIQRINRTGTFNSMYDQNYATLFNNSSYQRVSESNITMGNVQARENVYTVDDNGILKQQRAIWIEDSNQIYVILCSALINQFERERQNFDLIVNSFKIIN; the protein is encoded by the coding sequence ATGAGAAAATATTTCATAGCACTATTAGTGATATTGTTTCTCGTTTTTACTGCGGGATGCACTTCTAATTCCGATTCACGAACAAATGAAACCATAACATTAACTCAAAATGGTGTTTCATTTGATTATCCCGGAACATGGGTAGTTGCCACATCTAAAGCTAATGACACTATAGCTTCAGTCGCCGATCCCCGGTCAGTAAATACTGCTACGGGCTTTGCTGAAACTGTGGTTACTATACAAAGAATAAATAGAACTGGAACTTTCAATTCCATGTATGATCAAAATTATGCTACATTATTCAATAATTCCAGCTATCAGAGAGTATCTGAAAGCAATATTACTATGGGTAATGTTCAGGCCAGAGAGAATGTTTACACTGTGGATGATAATGGTATTCTCAAACAACAACGTGCCATCTGGATAGAGGACAGCAACCAGATTTATGTTATCCTGTGTAGCGCACTTATAAACCAATTTGAAAGGGAAAGACAAAATTTTGATTTGATAGTGAATAGTTTTAAAATAATCAACTAA